In Lotus japonicus ecotype B-129 chromosome 5, LjGifu_v1.2, one genomic interval encodes:
- the LOC130719549 gene encoding uncharacterized protein LOC130719549 yields MGLDFKFSLGMDFSSLLQFKDALHDHFVTNGREFKYMKNDSLRCRVKCRSEGCPFVILCSKVGNKETFRIKTLVGEHNCARVFDNKSASVRWVKLKLLNKVSTMNKISTNEIADDFRVNHGTGITRYRAWKGKQLAIEEVEGAIEMQYTLLWRFSNELRKRAAGNTCKINFESPRSTLFPRFSRFYMCLDGCKRGFLAGCRPFIGLDGCHLKTKHRGILLAAVARDANEQYFPLAFAVVEYETR; encoded by the coding sequence ATGGGCCtagatttcaaattcagccttgGAATGGACTTTTCATCACTGCTACAGTTCAAAGATGCTCTACATGATCACTTTGTTACTAATGGCAGAGAATTCAAATACATGAAAAATGATAGCTTAAGGTGTAGGGTAAAGTGCAGAAGTGAGGGTTGTCCATTTGTCATCTTATGCAGCAAGGTTGGCAATAAAGAGACTTTCAGAATCAAAACTCTAGTTGGAGAGCACAATTGTGCAAGAGTGTTTGATAATAAGTCAGCTAGTGTGAGGTGGGTGAAGCTCAAGCTGTTGAATAAAGTGAGTACAATGAATAAAATCAGCACAAATGAAATAGCAGATGACTTCAGAGTTAACCATGGCACTGGTATAACCAGATACAGAGCATGGAAGGGTAAGCAGCTGGCAATTGAAGAGGTTGAGGGAGCCATTGAAATGCAGTATACCCTTCTATGGAGATTTAGCAATGAATTGCGGAAGAGGGCTGCAGGAAACACatgcaaaattaattttgaatcacCAAGAAGCACTTTGTTTCCTAGATTCAGCAGATTTTACATGTGCTTGGATGGTTGTAAGAGAGGGTTTCTAGCTGGGTGTAGGCCATTCATTGGCTTGGATGGATGCCATCTGAAGACTAAACATAGAGGAATCTTGTTGGCTGCAGTTGCTAGAGATGCCAATGAGCAGTACTTCCCACTAGCCTTTGCTGTGGTTGAGTATGAAACAAGATAG